From Garra rufa chromosome 19, GarRuf1.0, whole genome shotgun sequence, the proteins below share one genomic window:
- the serpinf1 gene encoding pigment epithelium-derived factor has product MRKVVLLFGVWSLLSLSHAQLTDTVEAEGEEEAVDLFTTPRTKLAAATSDFGFNLFRQLAARDPKASVFLSPMSISTVFTQLSMGASERAEKQIYRALRYHTLQDSQLHDTLRDLLSSLRASAKGFKSADRILLARKLRLRLEYLNSVEKQYGVRPQTLAGGARDLKTVNDWFKQQTGGKVEQVIPSISRNTAVLPAGAAFFKGKWITRFSKANKIANFQRDGEAPALVPMMEQENYPVKMGIDSDLGCTIAQVPMEDGISMYFFLPDEVTQNLTLIEEALTAEFVQDLSNTLHAVQVLLTLPVIKLSYSTDLLSSLSDLGLSEWLAETDLIKITSQSIKLNAVRHKVVMETAPEGAEYASSTPTVNGQSLALTYRVDRPFLFLVRDEPSGALLFIGKVLNPRDIERV; this is encoded by the exons ATGAGGAAGGTAGTCCTGCTGTTTGGTGTATGGAGTCTTTTGTCCCTCTCACATGCTCAGTTG ACAGATACAGTGGAGGCTGAAGGTGAGGAAGAGGCGGTTGACCTTTTTACCACTCCACGCACCAAGCTGGCTGCCGCAACCTCTGATTTTGGCTTCAACCTGTTCCGTCAGCTGGCAGCACGTGACCCAAAGGCCAGCGTCTTCCTGTCCCCCATGAGTATCTCAACTGTCTTTACACAGCTTTCAATGG gGGCATCTGAACGGGCTGAGAAACAGATTTACAGGGCCCTCCGCTACCACACCCTACAAGACAGTCAGCTCCATGACACGCTGAGAGACCTTCTATCCTCACTCAGAGCATCTGCCAAGGGCTTCAAGTCAGCAGATCGCATCCTTTTGGCTAGGA AACTTCGTCTCAGGCTGGAATACCTCAACAGTGTAGAGAAGCAATATGGGGTACGCCCTCAAACTCTTGCGGGTGGAGCTCGGGACCTTAAGACTGTTAATGATTGGTTTAAACAGCAAACTGGTGGAAAAGTGGAACAAGTCATTCCTTCGATTTCTCGTAACACAGCTGTTTTGCCTGCGGGAGCAGCCTTCTTCAAAG gtAAATGGATAACTAGGTTCAGCAAAGCTAATAAGATCGCGAACTTCCAGAGGGACGGAGAAGCCCCAGCTCTTGTTCCCATGATGGAGCAGGAGAATTATCCAGTGAAGATGGGTATTGACTCTGACCTTGGCTGCACG ATAGCCCAGGTTCCAATGGAGGATGGAATAAGCATGTATTTCTTCTTGCCTGATGAGGTGACACAGAATCTAACTCTAATAGAGGAAGCACTTACAGCTGAATTTGTCCAGGACCTCTCCAATACCCTTCATGCAGTGCAGGTGCTGCTTACACTTCCTGTTATCAAACTCAGTTACAGCACAGACCTGCTGTCCTCACTTTCTGACCTGG GCTTGTCCGAATGGTTGGCAGAGACAGACCTTATCAAAATTACCAGTCAGTCAATCAAGTTAAATGCTGTCCGTCATAAGGTTGTCATGGAAACAGCTCCAGAGGGCGCAGAGTATGCCAGCTCCACCCCCACTGTCAATGGCCAATCCCTGGCTCTAACGTACCGTGTAGACCGGCCTTTCCTCTTTCTAGTCAGAGATGAGCCATCAGGTGCACTTCTCTTCATTGGGAAAGTGCTGAACCCACGTGACATAGAAAGGGTATGA